Below is a genomic region from Papio anubis isolate 15944 chromosome 14, Panubis1.0, whole genome shotgun sequence.
AACGGGAGTTTGACCTGGTTTAAAATGGGACAGCAGGGCAGGGAAGTAGTCAGAACTGAGAAGAGAATGCTGAGATGGGTGGTGGTTCTGCTTGTTTTGGATCTGGGAGCTCCGTGGGTACTCAGGGCTGGCAGAGGGATTCTAGATCCCaggagtttgtgtgtgtgtgtgtgtgtctgtttatgtgtctgtgtgtgtgtcagggttgGAGAGCCTTGGTAGGAGCTGTACGTAACAGAGGggtctgtttgctttttttggttGAGAGATTGGATTTCACTACTATATGATGGAACTGAGTCTACTTAATATatttcatggccgggcgcggtggctcaagcctgtaatcccagcactttgggaggccgagacgggcggatcacgaggtcaggagatcgagaccatcctggttaacacggtgaaaccccgtctctactaaaaaatacaaaaaactagccggccggggtggtggacgcctgtagtcccagctactcgggaggcggaggcaggagaatggcctgaacccgggaggcggagcttgcagtgagctgagatccggccactgcactccagcctgggtgacagcgcgagactccgtctcaaaaaaaaaaaaaaaaaaaaaaaatttcattgctCTCCTGTGGTTGGCCCAGGCACCAGTGTGGGGATGGCTGCAGGCAGTGGCATGTGGGCAGGGGGCAGCCATCAGGCTGCAGCTGTGAGGCGCCAGAGAAGGCCAAGGCAGACCCTGCCAAAGACAGAGTTGGCTTTGGGTCTCTGCAAAAATCCAGAAAGAATTCTGGTCCTATTTTTGTAGAACTAGGCCAGAAAACACTGAATGAACAAGTATTAGCCTCAGCTGGAATTAGTCAAATGGCTTATTTCTAGTTTCACAACTAGGAGTGTTCTTTGGAAACCCACATTTAGGTAGTGAAAATTGCACTTTCTGGGCAAGACTCCTATAAGGCTAGAAATGACAATGCTTCAAAAGatgactttattatatttttatcagtgGACAAACTTCCTAAAAAAATTCACACACTCATATCTGCATATAAACCAACATCATAAAAGTACTAATATGACAATCATGCAGACTGAATCATGCAGTCTTTGCAAATAACAAGCTGActgaaaaatatccaaatataattttaatttttgaactttttcttcTAATTCGAAAattagctcacacctgtaatcccagcactttgggaggctgaggcaggtggatcgcttgaggccaggagttcaacaccagcctggccaacatggtgaaaccccatctctactaaaaatacaaaaattagccggacgtggtggccggcacctgtaatcccagctactcaggaggctgaggcaggagaatctgttgagcctgggaggcagaggttgccgtgagctgagatcacgccactgtactccagcctgggcaacaatagcgagaactctgtctcaaaaatagaaaaagaaaaagaaaattagtctaTAAGTTTTATGACAAGAAATAAATTAgacaaatttataaatgtataaattatactTTCTCATAGTGTTTCTAATAACATCTATTTTCATGGCTCTTGTTGAAGAATATTATCCAAGATTAACAAGTATGTTTTACATACaagttttcttcccttcccctccccgtCCCCACCCATTGCAGTAGTGGGAGGAGCAAACCTGTAAGGTGAGTCTTTGCTATGACTCTGCCACATGGACAGGTTTTCAGAACAAGTGAAAGACTTACAAAATAGTAAAACCCGTGTCCCATTACCTCTTCCTAGCTCAGAAAGGAATGCTGTACTCCCCAAGCTTGCCAAACCTTAGAGTGCCCTTGGAGAGTTCAGGACTACTTCCTCATGACCTagaggaggcaggaggctcagAAGGAAGGAAGTCTGATGCCTCGCTTACTAGACCTGCCTTGGGGGAACATCCTGAAGTCTCCCTAGAGAGTGTGAATTGACTTCTTACATTAATATCATGCATATTCACCTGTCCTATAGCTTTCTGAagccatttcctttttttggtcTACATTTCAACTTTTGCTATACCAGTACAATTCTTAAGAGGAAAAACGGCAAACCTATAAGGCATTGCATTGTTTCCCAATTCAGCTGGAGGGTAGCCTCCTAGACTCCAGGAAGCTCTGCTCCAGGTAGGTTGTGTGTGGGCAATGAATGTTATCTAAAACCTGAAGACTCTGAGTACTGCTGATGGTGCAAAGATGCAGTAGAGATGGACTCTGTCCTCTAGAAGCTTAAAGTCTAGTTGAATAGATGACATAATCCATTCAGCAAACACTTATTAAGCACGTATGTGTTTGAGGCACTGTGGCAGCACAGCAATGATTAAGCTACAGTCCTGACTTTCTAAGGAGACTGTAGTGAATCGTTAAGTAACAATTACAAAACAATTCAGGCAGTACAGTGAACTTCCCAGTGAATAGTATAAACAAGTGATGCTGAGAAAATAGAGGAATCACTGTAAGCTAGGATGGCTTGGGAAGGCTTTAAGGAGGTGGTAAGCTTAAGCAAAAACCCCAAATCTTAGCTGTTTCTTACATTCACAGAATCTTCCAGGTTCTAGAATAAAGCACAAACCATTtcaaggaaatgtaaatttcTAAATTGGAGCAACTCTTGTGCTCTCTCTTCAGTCAGTTGCCATGTCTGCTTCTTCATCTAGCTCTTTTCCCTCTCCCACTCCATGCCGTTGCATCGGTCTGACATACTCcaagaagaaaaagtataaaaaatgacTCAGTAAAAACCCCCCTCGCTTCCTTCCTTATCTCTGTCTGACTGTTCCTTGCCTTCTCCCTGCCTAGCCAGTTTCTTATGTGTCGTTCCAGAGTTTGTCTACATACAAGAAAACATGAATATAGATTCTTGTTTTCCTCCGCCTTTAAGATAGCATGGTATACTTACAGTTTGGAATCTTGCTTTTCTCCACTTCACAATATATCTGGAAAATCTTTCCTAATAGGACATAAAGCacattctcattctttttgatagctacatagtactccatggtgtggatgtagcataatttatttaaccagttccCTCCTGGCtggtcatttgggttgtttcaatctttgctattacaaataaagcttcaACAAATAACGCCACAGATATatatgctccttgacttatgatggggttatgtcTCAAAAAGCCcatcataaataaaaaacatcccAAGTCTAATATGCATTTAATACTTCAATAAActcattataaattttaaaaaattgtaaattgaaCCATCGTGAATCAGGGATCATTGCTGTATATAGTATTTACATATGTGAATGACCATATAATAGCAGATATTATTCCCTACCCCAACGCTTGTATTATCAACAGACTTAGCTTTGAAAACCTTGGATTTTGCTTCTCATTGGTTTTCACCAGAATTGTCTGgttcaaaatatgtttattcaGCAAGAGGTCATTGGTAGCATTTGCCATAGCAAGGGCTGGGCAACTTCACACTCTTTTAGAACTCATTCTGCCTGGGGTGCTTCTGGCCCACTGTGAAATCTCAAATGCTGCCGTGGTCTTGTTTTCATAGACGGGCTCATCTTCGCTTGTGCCTGGAGAAGCTGAAGGGGCTGGTGCCACTTGGACCTGAATCAAGTCGACACACTACGTTGAGTTTATTAACAAAAGCCAAATTGCACATAAAGGTAAGTGTATTGTTGGGATGCTGCTTTATCCTTACCTGTTCAGTGAGAGTTTGTCTGTTGTTATATCTCCAGGACAGTCCTCTCCCCAGAACTCCTCCAGTCTGGCTATTGGATGAATCACAGGTACCTCAAATGCAACATATTAAAAACCTAGCTTAGTGTTTCTCACTCCCATGCACCAGAGGTTAAATGGTCCATCCAACTCTCCATCCAGTTGTACAAGCCCGAAACTCAGGAGTCCTTGATAGCTCCTGCTCCTTAACCGTATATATCTAGGCCATCTCCAAGGCCTAAATATTTTACAACCTGGTCTACTTCCATCTTCATCCCCACTGTCTACTGCAATAAAATCCTCAGAGGTCTCCTTGTatccctctgggtccctcccgtCTGCTTTCCATGCTTCCTGAGAACAGTCCTTTCAAGGTGCAAATCAACATGTGaccttgtttaaaatttttctgtggcTCAGGACAAGCTCTGTCACCTGGCCTGCCCCAGGCTCTGCCTTGCCTGGTCCTCACCTGCCTCTGCAGCACCATCTTGTTCCCCAAGTCCCCTTTCTCCAGCTCTTCTTCCAGTCCCTGGCACTGTCGTATTGTCTTACTTTAGGGCCTTTGTCCATGCTGTTCCCTTCTACTTATTCTTCAGATCACAGTGCAAGTCTCTCTAGCTCAGAGAATCCTTCGCTGACTTTCCCGACTCAGTGACCTCCTTCCTGTGGACAGGTGGTCCAGGCACTGGGTATCTCTTAGCCCTGTCATAACTGACATTTGACAGTGGTTTGTGTGACCACTGGGTTGTCTCAGTCCTTAGACTATATGCTCCACGAGGCAGGGGACTGGGTCTTTGTGCTCACCTCGCAGCCCCAGCACCTCCCAGGGTGTTGGGCACAGAGTTGACACTCTCTATGCTGCCTGAATAGCGAAGGGTAAGGGGAGTTAGATTCAAAGTCTGCAGAGCCAAAATCCCTGTTTAGCATGTTCGTATAATCATATTATAGTTGGACAAATGTTACTTTAATTATGGTTAGTAGCCTACATTCATGACAATTCTGGGAGAAAACCTCTATTTAAAGCAAAACAGCTACAATTAAACAATCTTCTTAATTATCTGAAGAATATGAGAAGCTAGGGGGCAGATTTGTAAAAATGAGTATTATATGGAAATGTGTTTTCTAAACTCTTCTGTTGGACAAATTAGAATCAGGACATCAAAAGGGACTATTATTTCCTGCTAACAAACAGAAGTTAATTGAGATTTGGCATGACACAAAAAAGTGCTTATGTAATTGGGACATGTACTTGAATAAACATAGTTTTAAATGGAAGCATGTTTCTTAAGCTCCCGTCACGTGCAGTTTTCTAGTTCAGAGATCAGGTGTTCAGGGGATCGCTGCAAACAAGGGAGATCAGGTTGGGGGCTGCTGCCTGCAGTCTTTTTGATACTAAAACTGAGGGCTACCAGGGTGCCACCATGTGAGAGCTCTCCCCCAGAATCCCTGTGACAGGACAAGTACCCCCAGCACTGGCGATGCTGAAGAGTCAGACGAAGCCAGGAGTCACTGGCCAGTCGACTTCTGTCTCAGGGAGAAGCTTGACGAGTGGCACCAGAAGGCGTCTGAGGAAGTTTGGCGCATTCTACTGCTAGAAAGGAAGACGCGGGGGGCATTGACCATTTAGAAATCTCCCTGTGGGGCCCAACAACTACCCCTTTGACTTGCAGAAACTTGAAGATTGTGACAGAAAAGCCGTTCACCAAATAGACCAACTTCAGCGAGAGCAGCGACACCTGAAGAGGCAGCTGGAGAAACTGGGCATTGAGAGGATCCGGATGGACAGCATTGGCTCCACCGTCTCCTCGGAGCGCTCCGACTCCGACAGGGGTGAGCCCCTCTCACTCTCCTCCTGTCTCCCTTGTCCTCTCCCACTTCCAGAGCAGGGGTTCAGTGCTGCAGACAGGAGGCAGAGTGTAAGAAGAACTAAGACATTGGGTATGATGTAGAGAAGTCGAACAGTGTGACCTGCAGTGACAGGTTCCTCCTCCCTGCTAACAGTTAGGTGACAACCCACAGAAGGGTTTGATTGGGGTTGGTTTTCAAcctgagtttgttttgttttg
It encodes:
- the MXD1 gene encoding max dimerization protein 1 isoform X1, translating into MAAAVRMNIQMLLEAADYLERREREAEHGYASMLPYNNKDRDALKRRNKSKKNNSSSRSTHNEMEKNRRAHLRLCLEKLKGLVPLGPESSRHTTLSLLTKAKLHIKVSVLLGCCFILTCSVRVCLLLYLQDSPLPRTPPVWLLDESQKLEDCDRKAVHQIDQLQREQRHLKRQLEKLGIERIRMDSIGSTVSSERSDSDREEIDVDVESTDYLTGDLDWSSSSVSDSDERGSMQSLGSDEGYSSASIKRIKLQDSHKACLGL
- the MXD1 gene encoding max dimerization protein 1 isoform X3 — protein: MVCEELPSELSKTRRRAHLRLCLEKLKGLVPLGPESSRHTTLSLLTKAKLHIKVSVLLGCCFILTCSVRVCLLLYLQDSPLPRTPPVWLLDESQKLEDCDRKAVHQIDQLQREQRHLKRQLEKLGIERIRMDSIGSTVSSERSDSDREEIDVDVESTDYLTGDLDWSSSSVSDSDERGSMQSLGSDEGYSSASIKRIKLQDSHKACLGL